One window of the Endomicrobium proavitum genome contains the following:
- the dxs gene encoding 1-deoxy-D-xylulose-5-phosphate synthase: MLVKILDKVNSPEDLKKLTKDELPALAKEVREEIISSVSKTGGHLASSLGAVDLTIALHYAYNAPKDKIIWDVGHQAYAHKILTGRKDKFKTLRTHGGLSGFPKRSESPYDAFGAGHSSTSISAALGFAVARDLQKEKFEVVSVIGDGSMTGGLAFEGLQNAGHLKKDMLVILNDNQMFISQKVGAVAGYFAKLLTGGKFKKVEEKVMKTVSRFHSFGSPFGKLIKRVKVMLFPGMLFEEMGFTYIGPVQGHNIDNIITILTNIKTMKGPVLLHVITKKGKGYEPAEENPEKFHGVGKFDAATGKTVKSNGVTYTKVFSDALVKLAAYDNKIVAVTAAMPEGTGLDKFAKSFPKRYFDVGIAEEHAVTFAAGMAADGLKPVCAIYSTFMQRALDNIIHDVALQNLPVVFALDRAGLVGEDGGTHHGAFDFSYLKFIPNLIVMAPSDEDELSRMLKTALQSGKPCALRYPRGAGAGVEVNNNATVLRIGKAKVLSEGKDVCILAIGNHVSTALAASKILKEKNIEAAVINMRFLKPFDEEVIFSMLAKTNKFITVEENALSGGFGESVKSVLSGTGAIVKSIGLPDKFIEHGNIRILREKYGLTPENIAETAVNAIHGKK, translated from the coding sequence ATATTAGTGAAAATACTTGATAAAGTAAATTCTCCGGAAGATTTAAAAAAATTAACAAAAGACGAGCTTCCTGCCCTTGCAAAGGAAGTCAGGGAAGAAATAATATCCTCCGTTTCCAAAACGGGCGGACATTTGGCGTCAAGCCTTGGCGCCGTAGATTTAACAATAGCTCTTCATTACGCATATAACGCTCCCAAAGATAAAATAATTTGGGATGTCGGTCATCAGGCGTATGCTCATAAAATACTTACCGGACGCAAAGATAAATTTAAAACGTTGAGAACTCACGGCGGTTTAAGCGGTTTTCCGAAACGTTCGGAGTCGCCCTATGACGCTTTTGGCGCGGGACATTCTTCCACGTCTATATCGGCGGCTTTGGGTTTTGCGGTTGCCAGAGATTTACAAAAAGAAAAGTTTGAAGTAGTTTCGGTTATCGGCGACGGTTCAATGACCGGCGGTCTTGCTTTTGAAGGGCTTCAAAATGCGGGACACTTAAAAAAAGACATGCTTGTTATTTTAAACGATAATCAGATGTTTATATCCCAAAAAGTAGGCGCTGTCGCCGGATATTTCGCAAAACTTTTAACGGGCGGAAAATTTAAAAAAGTAGAAGAAAAAGTTATGAAAACCGTAAGCAGATTTCACAGCTTCGGTTCGCCTTTCGGAAAACTCATTAAAAGAGTTAAGGTTATGCTTTTTCCGGGAATGCTTTTTGAAGAAATGGGTTTTACTTATATTGGTCCGGTGCAGGGGCACAATATAGATAATATAATTACAATTCTTACAAATATTAAAACCATGAAAGGTCCTGTGCTTTTGCACGTTATCACAAAAAAAGGCAAAGGCTATGAGCCTGCGGAAGAAAATCCCGAGAAGTTTCACGGCGTCGGCAAGTTTGACGCGGCTACAGGTAAAACGGTTAAAAGTAACGGAGTAACTTATACAAAAGTTTTTTCCGACGCGCTTGTTAAACTTGCGGCTTACGATAATAAAATTGTCGCCGTAACGGCGGCAATGCCGGAAGGAACCGGACTTGATAAATTCGCAAAGAGTTTTCCCAAAAGATATTTTGACGTGGGAATAGCCGAAGAACACGCCGTAACTTTTGCCGCGGGCATGGCTGCCGACGGGTTAAAACCTGTTTGCGCAATATACTCTACTTTTATGCAGAGAGCTCTTGATAATATAATTCACGACGTGGCGCTGCAAAACCTTCCGGTAGTTTTTGCTTTAGACAGAGCGGGGCTTGTAGGGGAGGACGGCGGCACACATCACGGCGCTTTTGATTTTTCATATCTTAAATTTATTCCCAATCTTATAGTAATGGCTCCGTCGGATGAAGATGAGCTTTCGCGTATGCTTAAAACAGCGTTACAGTCAGGAAAGCCGTGCGCGTTAAGATATCCCAGAGGAGCGGGCGCTGGCGTTGAAGTAAATAACAACGCTACGGTTTTACGCATAGGCAAGGCGAAAGTTTTATCCGAAGGAAAAGACGTTTGTATTCTTGCAATAGGAAACCATGTTAGCACGGCGTTAGCGGCGTCAAAAATTTTAAAGGAAAAAAATATTGAAGCAGCCGTTATAAATATGAGATTTCTTAAACCGTTTGACGAAGAAGTAATTTTTTCAATGTTGGCAAAAACAAATAAATTTATAACTGTTGAAGAAAATGCGCTCTCGGGAGGTTTTGGCGAAAGCGTTAAGTCCGTTTTATCCGGCACCGGAGCCATTGTTAAATCAATAGGACTGCCTGATAAATTTATAGAGCACGGAAATATCCGAATTTTAAGAGAAAAATACGGTCTTACACCTGAAAATATAGCAGAGACCGCAGTAAATGCGATACATGGAAAAAAATAA
- a CDS encoding polyprenyl synthetase family protein produces MINLKDYLSKQAAFVNSSLKKYLPKDNSIISQAMRYSVLAGGKRLRPIFVILSAELFGAKASKIIPAACALEYLHTYSLVHDDLPAMDNDDLRRGMPTNHKKFGEAAAILCGDALLTESFNLLTKADAKEKNINEAIRILADLSGFKGMIAGQAADTLEAGRWSKKNKALLKKKLRFIQLNKTAALLTASLKVGAVLAGADKKSVKALENYGRNIGYAFQIADDILDVYADKKLLGKKGSDRDNDKLTELSLYGKEAAVKHSESYVKSAKNAVKIFGKKADILIELADYMTKRAY; encoded by the coding sequence ATGATTAACTTAAAAGATTATCTTTCAAAGCAGGCGGCGTTTGTTAATTCTTCCTTAAAAAAATATCTTCCAAAAGACAATTCAATTATTTCGCAAGCAATGCGCTACAGCGTTTTAGCGGGCGGAAAAAGATTGCGCCCTATTTTTGTTATTTTATCCGCAGAACTTTTCGGAGCGAAAGCTTCAAAAATTATTCCGGCTGCATGCGCGCTTGAATACCTTCATACGTATTCTTTAGTTCACGACGATTTGCCGGCTATGGATAATGACGATTTGCGCCGCGGAATGCCCACAAATCATAAAAAGTTCGGCGAGGCGGCCGCAATATTGTGCGGCGACGCGCTGCTTACGGAATCTTTTAACTTGCTTACAAAAGCAGACGCTAAAGAAAAAAATATAAATGAAGCAATACGCATTCTTGCGGATCTTTCAGGTTTTAAAGGAATGATTGCCGGGCAGGCGGCGGATACTTTGGAAGCAGGCAGATGGAGCAAAAAAAATAAAGCTCTTTTAAAAAAGAAATTGAGATTTATACAGCTTAATAAAACCGCCGCTCTTCTGACCGCAAGTTTAAAAGTAGGCGCAGTTTTAGCCGGCGCGGATAAAAAAAGCGTTAAAGCTTTGGAAAATTACGGAAGAAATATAGGTTATGCTTTTCAAATTGCAGACGATATTTTAGACGTGTATGCCGACAAGAAATTGCTCGGCAAAAAAGGAAGCGACCGCGATAACGATAAACTTACAGAACTTTCTTTATACGGAAAAGAAGCCGCCGTAAAACACTCGGAAAGTTATGTGAAAAGCGCAAAAAATGCAGTTAAAATATTTGGTAAAAAAGCGGATATTTTAATTGAGCTTGCGGACTATATGACTAAAAGGGCATATTAG
- the leuS gene encoding leucine--tRNA ligase yields the protein MSDYNHGEVEKKWQKKWADDNIFRAVEREGKEKYYCLVMLPYPSGNLHMGHVRNYGIGDVFARFHKMKGKNVIHPIGWDAFGLPAENAAIKNKIHPAKWTKQNIARMREQLKTLGISYDWDREIATCDPEYYKWNQWIFIKMWEKGLVFKKKANVNWCPSCNTVLANEQVSEGKCWRCSSVTERKDLEQWFIKITDYADELLEGHKELSGWPEQVLSMQKNWIGKSYGAEVDFKVQAGSSKDERTSKDTKTLKIFTTRPDTLFGATFMVVAPEHEIIHELENKIKNIGEVAKYIEATEAKSNIERSQSKEKTGVKLEGVEAVNPVTGKLIPIFTADYVLTGYGTGAIMAVPAHDQRDHDFAKKHNIPIVEVIKGSEPFDVQEKAYEGEGVLVNSGEFNGVKSTDAFKIVSEWVQKRGFGKKTINFKLKDWLISRQRYWGTPIPFIHCPKCATVPVNEKDLPITLPEDVEFTGSGESPLKTSKSFLNVKCPKCGANAQRETDTMDTFVDSSWYFARYCDAHNDSAPFDGKKLNYWMPVNQYIGGIEHACMHLIYSRFWYKVLRDLGLARDNEPFTNLLTQGMVTLGGSAMSKSRGNIVSPDEIVEKYGADTARLFILFAAPPQKQLDWSSDGVEGCWRFINRIWRLQDVVNTKSTNAAADKDKADLLRIMHKTIKKVTGDIEKEFQFNTAISSVMELVNALYSYKFHSNDGGVSKEVYKTIILLMTPFTPHLCEEIWSQIGGKGCISAAPWPVYDEKMIKEDSVELPVQINGKIKAKITAAADASQEDVEKIINSDEKILQQLKDKQVVKFIYVKNKIVTIVVK from the coding sequence ATGTCAGATTATAATCACGGCGAAGTTGAAAAAAAATGGCAGAAAAAATGGGCGGACGATAATATTTTTAGAGCTGTTGAGCGGGAAGGAAAAGAAAAATATTATTGCCTTGTTATGCTTCCTTATCCGTCGGGAAATTTGCATATGGGGCATGTCCGTAATTACGGCATAGGCGATGTTTTTGCGCGCTTTCACAAAATGAAAGGTAAAAACGTTATTCACCCTATAGGCTGGGACGCCTTTGGGCTTCCGGCGGAAAATGCCGCAATTAAAAATAAAATTCATCCGGCAAAATGGACAAAACAAAATATAGCGCGCATGAGAGAGCAGCTTAAAACTCTCGGCATTTCTTACGATTGGGACAGAGAAATTGCAACCTGCGACCCCGAGTATTACAAATGGAATCAATGGATTTTTATAAAGATGTGGGAAAAAGGTCTTGTCTTTAAGAAAAAAGCTAATGTAAACTGGTGCCCGTCTTGCAACACCGTGCTTGCCAACGAACAGGTTTCGGAAGGAAAATGCTGGAGATGTTCAAGCGTTACGGAGCGTAAAGATTTGGAACAATGGTTTATAAAAATTACGGATTATGCCGATGAACTTCTTGAAGGTCATAAAGAACTTTCAGGCTGGCCGGAGCAGGTTTTGTCTATGCAGAAAAATTGGATAGGCAAAAGTTACGGAGCGGAAGTTGACTTCAAAGTGCAAGCGGGAAGCAGTAAGGATGAAAGAACAAGCAAAGACACGAAAACTTTAAAGATTTTTACTACTCGTCCGGATACGCTTTTTGGAGCAACTTTTATGGTGGTGGCTCCTGAGCATGAAATTATTCACGAGCTTGAAAATAAAATTAAAAATATCGGCGAAGTTGCAAAATATATAGAAGCTACCGAGGCGAAATCTAACATAGAGCGTTCGCAAAGCAAAGAAAAAACGGGAGTTAAACTTGAAGGGGTAGAAGCCGTTAATCCTGTTACGGGAAAATTAATTCCTATTTTTACCGCGGATTATGTGCTTACCGGTTACGGCACGGGCGCAATTATGGCGGTTCCCGCGCACGATCAGAGAGACCACGATTTCGCAAAAAAACACAACATACCTATTGTTGAAGTTATAAAAGGCTCTGAACCTTTTGACGTGCAGGAAAAGGCTTACGAAGGCGAAGGCGTTCTTGTAAACTCGGGAGAGTTTAACGGAGTAAAATCTACGGACGCTTTTAAAATAGTTTCAGAGTGGGTTCAAAAACGGGGCTTTGGCAAAAAGACAATAAATTTTAAACTTAAAGATTGGCTTATTTCCCGTCAGAGATATTGGGGAACGCCTATACCTTTTATACATTGCCCCAAGTGTGCAACCGTTCCCGTAAATGAAAAAGATTTGCCTATAACTCTTCCCGAAGACGTGGAGTTTACTGGTTCCGGAGAATCTCCCCTTAAAACAAGCAAAAGTTTTTTAAACGTTAAATGCCCGAAATGCGGCGCAAACGCGCAGAGAGAAACGGATACCATGGACACGTTTGTGGATTCTTCATGGTATTTTGCAAGATACTGCGACGCTCATAACGACAGCGCTCCGTTTGACGGTAAAAAATTAAATTATTGGATGCCCGTAAATCAGTATATCGGCGGAATAGAACATGCCTGTATGCATTTGATATACTCAAGATTTTGGTATAAAGTTTTAAGAGATTTAGGCTTGGCAAGAGATAACGAACCTTTTACAAATCTTTTAACTCAAGGAATGGTAACTCTCGGCGGAAGCGCAATGTCCAAATCGCGCGGAAATATTGTAAGTCCCGACGAAATAGTTGAAAAATACGGCGCTGATACCGCAAGACTTTTTATATTGTTTGCCGCGCCTCCGCAAAAGCAGCTTGATTGGTCTTCCGACGGCGTTGAGGGCTGTTGGAGATTTATAAATAGAATATGGAGACTTCAGGACGTTGTAAATACAAAATCTACAAACGCCGCTGCGGATAAAGATAAAGCGGATTTGCTTAGAATTATGCATAAGACAATTAAAAAAGTTACCGGCGACATTGAAAAAGAGTTTCAGTTTAATACCGCCATATCGTCGGTTATGGAACTTGTCAACGCGCTCTATTCCTATAAGTTTCATTCAAACGACGGCGGCGTTTCCAAGGAAGTTTATAAAACAATTATTCTTTTAATGACTCCGTTTACTCCGCATTTATGCGAAGAAATTTGGTCGCAAATCGGCGGCAAAGGCTGTATTTCAGCCGCGCCGTGGCCTGTTTACGACGAGAAAATGATAAAGGAAGACAGCGTGGAGCTTCCCGTCCAAATAAACGGAAAGATAAAAGCAAAAATCACGGCAGCTGCCGACGCTTCGCAGGAAGACGTGGAAAAAATAATAAATTCCGACGAAAAAATATTGCAGCAGCTTAAAGACAAACAAGTTGTAAAATTTATTTACGTTAAAAATAAAATAGTTACAATAGTGGTAAAATAA
- the holA gene encoding DNA polymerase III subunit delta, whose product MAFIKFQDFNSDKLNTPHAAYLFAGEESFLIDLSLKKIEKIIDAGDLNREIFYGGELSADDVVNALQTLPFLGEKRLIIIKEAHKIKAADAEVITEYIDNPSDTSCLVFLYAANYKKEGVAKRKELVSKYSSSKLCVAVDCRKQYENETRDFIKTGFADRGKNVSYDVVSRMIEENGTDLLNISNEIEKLSLFAGGKKSITLEDVEYISGHTKEANVYSLAAEIEAKNLKKALFVLEKLLVDGEEPVVILSTIVSCVRRLLEAKSMIEERGASSSEISSALRMHPYFAKTFVSNLHKHDFKRLKDSMKTVLKADAAIKTGASDAASALEKALILICR is encoded by the coding sequence ATGGCATTTATAAAATTTCAGGATTTTAACAGCGATAAATTAAATACTCCTCATGCGGCGTATCTTTTTGCCGGAGAAGAGTCTTTTCTTATAGACTTAAGTCTGAAAAAAATTGAAAAAATTATAGATGCGGGAGATTTAAACAGGGAAATTTTTTACGGCGGAGAGTTGTCCGCAGATGATGTTGTAAACGCGCTTCAAACTCTTCCTTTTTTAGGCGAAAAAAGGCTTATCATAATTAAAGAAGCTCATAAAATAAAAGCCGCAGACGCCGAAGTTATAACGGAGTATATTGATAATCCGTCTGACACGTCGTGCCTTGTTTTTTTATACGCTGCAAATTATAAAAAAGAAGGCGTGGCAAAACGAAAAGAGCTTGTTTCTAAATACTCTTCTTCAAAATTGTGCGTTGCCGTAGATTGCAGAAAACAGTATGAAAACGAGACGAGAGATTTTATTAAAACAGGTTTTGCCGACAGAGGTAAAAACGTTTCTTACGACGTTGTCTCAAGAATGATAGAAGAAAACGGCACGGATTTATTGAATATTTCAAATGAAATAGAAAAACTGTCTCTGTTTGCCGGCGGTAAAAAATCTATTACATTGGAAGATGTTGAGTATATAAGCGGTCATACAAAAGAAGCCAATGTGTATTCTCTCGCGGCTGAAATAGAAGCTAAAAATTTAAAGAAAGCGTTATTTGTTTTAGAAAAACTTTTGGTTGACGGGGAAGAACCCGTGGTAATTCTTTCTACAATCGTTTCTTGCGTGCGAAGACTGCTTGAAGCAAAAAGTATGATTGAAGAAAGAGGCGCAAGCTCTTCTGAAATTTCTTCGGCTTTAAGAATGCATCCTTACTTTGCAAAAACGTTTGTTTCTAATTTGCATAAGCACGATTTTAAAAGATTAAAAGATTCAATGAAAACTGTTTTGAAGGCGGACGCCGCCATTAAAACCGGCGCTTCGGACGCAGCTTCGGCGCTTGAAAAAGCTTTAATATTAATTTGCAGATAA
- a CDS encoding TlyA family RNA methyltransferase has protein sequence MRYMEKNKKKRLDVAVFEKGFAETRTKAQAFIMGGSVFVNNEVQYKPGILVGDEDIIEVKNTNPYVSRGGIKLESALNALNIDVSGFTCLDIGASTGGFTDCMLQKGALKVYAVDVGTAQLHYKLRNDPRVVNIENVNFRYFDTALLKDEISFATIDVSFISLDKILPSAFKAVKENGFVLAMIKPQFELEPSEIKKGVVRDEKLRQKAIDKIKNFAINLGFKIISEADSGLKGPKGNLEHFVLLKK, from the coding sequence ATGCGATACATGGAAAAAAATAAAAAAAAACGTCTTGACGTAGCGGTTTTTGAAAAAGGGTTTGCCGAAACGCGCACTAAGGCGCAGGCGTTTATAATGGGCGGCAGCGTTTTTGTTAACAATGAAGTTCAATATAAGCCCGGAATTTTAGTTGGCGATGAAGATATAATTGAAGTAAAAAATACTAATCCTTACGTTTCGCGCGGCGGTATAAAACTTGAATCTGCGCTTAACGCTTTAAATATAGATGTGTCAGGGTTTACATGTCTTGACATAGGCGCATCAACGGGCGGTTTTACCGATTGCATGCTTCAAAAAGGCGCGTTGAAAGTTTATGCGGTTGACGTGGGCACCGCGCAGCTTCATTATAAGTTAAGAAACGATCCGCGCGTAGTAAATATTGAAAACGTCAATTTCAGGTATTTTGACACAGCGCTGCTTAAAGACGAAATAAGTTTTGCTACAATAGACGTGTCGTTTATATCGCTTGATAAAATTTTACCGTCGGCGTTTAAAGCCGTTAAAGAAAACGGTTTTGTTTTAGCTATGATAAAGCCGCAGTTTGAACTTGAACCGTCGGAAATAAAAAAAGGCGTTGTGCGCGATGAGAAATTGCGTCAAAAGGCGATAGATAAAATAAAAAACTTTGCAATAAACCTCGGTTTTAAAATAATTTCAGAAGCAGATTCGGGTTTAAAAGGTCCAAAAGGAAATTTAGAGCACTTTGTGCTTTTAAAGAAATAG
- the rpsT gene encoding 30S ribosomal protein S20, whose amino-acid sequence MAKLKTGRHTSALKEARKSKTRTDRNVAVKSKIKTALKKVEAAVKANDLKAAQDALKTAFSQWDRAAKKNVIHYKAAANQKARLSKKVASLSKTK is encoded by the coding sequence ATGGCAAAACTTAAAACAGGAAGACACACATCCGCTCTTAAAGAAGCGAGAAAATCAAAAACCAGAACAGATAGAAACGTTGCCGTAAAAAGCAAAATAAAAACAGCGTTGAAAAAAGTTGAAGCTGCAGTAAAAGCCAACGATTTAAAAGCAGCGCAAGACGCTCTTAAAACCGCATTTTCACAGTGGGACAGAGCCGCAAAGAAAAACGTAATCCATTACAAAGCCGCCGCAAACCAGAAAGCAAGACTTTCAAAGAAAGTAGCTTCTCTTTCAAAAACAAAATAA
- a CDS encoding ammonium transporter, with the protein MEPATFSSVDTLWVLFGAALVFFMQPGFAMLEAGLTRAKNAGNIVLKNLMDFAFGSLCYWAIGFGIMFGAGTAFVGVLDFFVHGNYAQTFPTPAFLIFQTVFCATAATIVSGAMAERTKFTSYVIYSIVISAIVYPISGHWIWGGGFLAEMGFHDFAGSTTVHMVGGVAAFIGAALLGSRIGKYSKKGESQAIPGHSITLAALGVFILWFGWFGFNGASTVSMTGESIVSAASIFVTTNLAAAAAAAATLLLTWVRYKKPDVSMTLNGVLAGLVAITAGCDAVSPEGAVLIGLIAGVVVVFAVEFIDKVLKVDDPVGAVAVHGVCGALGTVLTGIFALDGGLLYGGGLKMLSVQAFGVIVVAAWISVTMFITFFLLKKTIGLRVDKEEEVAGLDITEHGMIGYADFMPSIFASALEDEAGKDKLTPVPPVPHSALHSGIKLTKVVVVINQNKFEQLKSALDNLGITGITVTQVLGRGMQRGHQEYYRGSLVETALLPKVKVEIVVAKIPVDALVNTIKQALHTGNIGDGKIFVYDVENVIKVRTSEEGYDALQDEQDVK; encoded by the coding sequence ATGGAACCAGCAACATTTTCTTCAGTGGACACATTGTGGGTATTGTTTGGAGCGGCTTTAGTATTTTTTATGCAGCCGGGTTTTGCAATGCTTGAAGCGGGTCTTACAAGAGCAAAAAACGCGGGAAACATAGTTTTGAAAAATCTTATGGATTTTGCGTTCGGTTCTTTGTGTTACTGGGCTATAGGTTTTGGAATAATGTTCGGAGCGGGAACGGCGTTTGTTGGCGTGCTTGATTTTTTTGTCCATGGAAATTACGCGCAGACATTTCCTACGCCGGCGTTTTTAATTTTTCAAACAGTTTTTTGCGCTACTGCCGCAACAATAGTTTCAGGCGCAATGGCTGAAAGAACTAAGTTCACCTCTTATGTTATTTACAGTATAGTAATAAGCGCAATAGTGTATCCGATTTCCGGTCACTGGATATGGGGCGGCGGATTTTTGGCAGAAATGGGATTCCACGATTTTGCCGGTTCTACAACAGTTCATATGGTCGGCGGAGTAGCCGCTTTTATCGGAGCTGCTTTGCTTGGCTCTCGTATAGGTAAGTATTCTAAAAAAGGCGAATCTCAGGCAATTCCCGGACACAGTATTACTCTTGCGGCTTTGGGCGTATTTATATTGTGGTTCGGCTGGTTTGGATTTAACGGCGCGTCAACGGTTTCCATGACCGGTGAATCTATAGTTTCTGCGGCAAGCATATTTGTTACCACAAATCTTGCGGCTGCCGCCGCTGCGGCTGCAACGCTTTTGTTAACGTGGGTGCGCTATAAAAAGCCTGATGTTTCTATGACGCTAAACGGAGTTCTTGCGGGGCTTGTCGCAATTACCGCAGGCTGCGACGCCGTTTCTCCGGAAGGAGCGGTTTTAATCGGGCTTATTGCCGGCGTTGTCGTTGTGTTTGCGGTTGAATTTATAGACAAGGTTTTGAAAGTTGACGACCCTGTAGGCGCTGTTGCCGTGCACGGAGTTTGCGGAGCGTTGGGAACGGTTTTAACCGGAATTTTTGCTCTTGACGGCGGACTTCTTTACGGCGGCGGATTGAAAATGCTGAGTGTTCAAGCTTTCGGCGTAATAGTTGTTGCGGCATGGATTTCCGTAACAATGTTTATTACTTTTTTTCTCTTGAAAAAAACTATAGGCTTGAGAGTTGATAAAGAAGAAGAAGTCGCGGGTCTTGATATAACCGAGCATGGAATGATAGGTTATGCGGATTTTATGCCTTCAATATTTGCGTCGGCTCTTGAAGACGAAGCCGGCAAAGATAAGCTTACTCCCGTTCCGCCGGTGCCTCATAGCGCGTTGCACAGCGGCATAAAATTGACAAAAGTTGTGGTTGTAATAAATCAAAATAAATTTGAACAGCTTAAATCTGCGTTGGATAATTTGGGCATTACGGGCATTACCGTTACTCAGGTTTTAGGCCGCGGAATGCAGAGAGGTCATCAGGAGTATTACAGAGGATCTCTTGTTGAAACCGCTTTGCTTCCTAAAGTAAAAGTTGAAATAGTTGTTGCAAAAATTCCCGTGGACGCGCTTGTTAACACAATTAAGCAGGCGCTGCATACGGGAAATATAGGCGATGGAAAAATATTTGTTTACGACGTGGAAAATGTAATAAAAGTTCGCACAAGCGAAGAAGGATATGACGCCTTGCAAGACGAGCAAGACGTTAAATAA
- the lptE gene encoding LPS assembly lipoprotein LptE, with translation MKKLLLMFLFTVLLSSCAAQYDPAPQILPDYIKNIYIRPILNNTNQFGLEAKFMNAVVDEFLSDGRLSLVNTESEANGALSVTIKKYILQPLTYDVNMVAEQYKLWIIVSVSFIDIENNVTLWTEPNMEAIQIYRDITRSSQNSYGLGEGMSEEEARAIIWEKLSRDIVKRTIKGFGSVTSVSERKVPS, from the coding sequence ATGAAAAAATTATTATTAATGTTTTTGTTTACGGTTTTACTTTCTTCATGCGCCGCGCAGTATGATCCGGCTCCGCAGATTTTGCCGGACTACATAAAAAATATTTACATAAGACCAATTCTTAACAATACAAACCAGTTTGGTCTTGAAGCTAAATTTATGAACGCGGTGGTAGATGAATTTTTAAGCGACGGCAGGCTTTCTCTTGTAAATACTGAAAGCGAAGCAAACGGCGCCTTGTCCGTTACTATAAAAAAATATATTTTACAGCCGCTTACTTACGACGTAAACATGGTTGCCGAACAGTATAAACTTTGGATTATCGTCAGCGTTTCGTTTATAGATATTGAAAATAACGTAACGCTTTGGACGGAGCCTAATATGGAAGCAATTCAGATATACAGAGATATAACAAGAAGCAGCCAAAACAGCTATGGCTTGGGCGAAGGCATGAGCGAAGAAGAAGCAAGAGCAATTATCTGGGAAAAACTTTCCAGAGACATAGTTAAAAGAACAATTAAAGGTTTCGGCTCGGTAACAAGCGTTTCGGAACGCAAAGTTCCCAGTTAA